From the Chitinivibrionia bacterium genome, the window AATTTGATGATTGAACGTTAGAAGCGAAACGAATGACGCGTCGTCAAGCCCCGAAAGCAGAGCCAAACCCGCGTTGGTGAAGTTGCTGAAACGGTATGTAAAACCCGTGTAAAGGTAGTTTCGGTTGGAAAAATTTCCGCCGCCTGCAAGCGATGTCGATGAAGCTAAGCCGTTATACAAATATTCTGCGAGAAAAATTAAGTTTCCGCTGAAAAATGAGTAGTCAAAACCTGTGCTTAGCGATAATCCGTCCGCCTTGTTTTCTAATTCTTTGTTGTGGGTGTAGAGCATATCAAGTATAAGTCCCAGTTCCAAATCGGCTTTTAGCGATAAACCCGTGCGGTGAGTCCAAGGGTTTGAAGCGGTTGAGGGAAATTCGTCGGAATACTCGAACGAGTATAGTAATTGCGCGCTTAATTTGTCCCAATGTTTGTCGGCGGCGATACCTGCAATTCCGCTGTTTGCGTCCAACGGGTCGCGACCTGTAATGCCGAAACCCTGCAACTTAAAGCCGTGAACGGGAAACCACGATAGACTGTTGCCCAAAACTGCGCGCGGGCGAGCGTTGGGTTTAAGTGGATTTTTAGGATTTAGAAAGTCCGACGACCCCCAAACGTTGCTAAAGCCTAAAGGTATGCGCATAATTCCGCCGTCGAAATTTACGTTTTCGCCTCTTATTCTGAAAAACAGGCGTTCGAGTTCGATAAGCGCGGCGTAGTATTTTCCTGTGTGAATACCGCCGAATTTAACGTGTTCCGCCTGTGAAATCATTGTGATAGCGTAATCTCCCGAGGCGGCGATAAGATTAACCGCGCCGAAAAATGTGCCGTTTTCTCCTACGCGCGCCTGCATTCGTATATTGGCGTATTCTTCGAGACCGTAAGACAGATTTGCCGCTTCGCCCGCGCCGACATTTGTCGCTACGGACGACTCGAAAATCCCCGAAAATGTTAGCCCGTCTCTTTGGGCGAAAGCATTGCCGCCGAAAAAGGTAATTGCCAATATTAAAAATGCGCAAAATTTCGCAAAATTTATGTAGGGGCGGGTTTGAAACCCGCCCTTACGCAGAAACAAGAATGTGCAAAAATTTCTCATAAACTATCGCTCCAAATTTCTCATACTGAACACGGCGTCGGGGATTGGTTTGTCGAGAATTACGTTTCGCATTACGAATATCGTTCTGCTGTTTCGTCTCAGCAAATCCCGCACTTCGACTTCTACGGGGAAACGTCGTCCGCCTATAACTTCCACTCTTATGAGGTTTTGTTCTTTGAGCATTGCGCCCGAAAGTGCAAAAAGTTCGCTTCGAAGCAGGTCGCCGTTTTCCTTGTCTATAAACAATCTGCGTTTCGGATAACTTTCGGTGCGACGTTTCGCTTTAAGTTCCAATATCCAGGTATCTTTGTCTTGCAAAGTTTGCGAGCCGACTATTTCCGCAGTGTATCTTTCGGAGAGCGGTTCGTTGTTTATCGCGTCTTCGTAAGACATATCGGAGCCCATCATCGATTCGCGCAGCATGTGTCCCGATATAAGCATTACCCCCTCATTGTCGGGAGAATACACAAAAAGCCGTCCGCCGCGCCGCAAATATCGTGTTTCTGCGTCTTCGGGATTTGTAAATTCAATAAAACTGTCGGAATTTTCGCGCGCCCAAGCGTTCATCGTTTTGACAAATCGGCGGTTGTTATGCTCGATTATCATTTCCGCTTCGTATTGGATAGTCGTGAAAATTTCGTTTTTGTCCACGCGGGCAAGCAGTTCCTGCGCGGTCGGCGTTTTTGCGGCGAAAAGTGTGAAAGCCGTTCCCGCAATCAGCAGTACCAAAGCCGCTGTGATTTTTTTGTTCATAATGTTTCTCCTTTTCTTCTGTTAAAATCTTCTGTTTTTCATTCGGTGATTGAGCGGAGCCGAAATTATCTCCTCAGCGCCTCGACGGGCTCTACAAAGGCGCTTTTCAGCGATGGAATTAGCGTAAAAAGCGAGGCTACTACTACGCCCATAATCCACGCCTGCACCAAATTCCATACGTTGAATTCCAAGAAAATTACGTTGGCAAGCGGCATTTCGCTGAATTGGTTGCCCAGCATATCGCCTATGCGAAGCGGAAAATGCGCTCCTATCGCCGTCAAAATTCCGCCGAAAATTACTCCGATTAGCGCTCCCAAAGCCGCCATAAAAAGCGACTCGAAAAAGAAAACCGTGACGATTTCGTGCCGCGTCATACCGAGGCAACCCATCATTCCTATTTCTTTTATTCGCTCGTGGACTATCATTACTACCGTGTTTACTATTAAAAAACTTGCGACGATTAAAAACACCAAAAATATTACGACATACATCGGGCGCATTGCTTCCATTACTGCGACCCAGTAGTTTTCGCGCCACTGTGTAGCGATGTTTTCTTCGCCGACGATTTCTTTGACTTTGGCAGCGATTTGTGCGCTTAGTTTTTCGTCGTCCGCAAAAATTATTAGTTGTTGCGTTCCGTCTCCCATAGAAAGAAGCCGCTGAAGCCGTTCAAAATCCACGATTATAAAACGCTCGTCAAAGCGGAAAAAATCGAAGTCGTAAATTCCTGTAATAACGGGGCTCCAAATACGGTTTGAAAACTGCGCCGATACCGTCATAAGCGGAATTCTGTCGCCTATTGTAAGCCCTGAGCGTTGTGCAAAAATGTGCCCGACCGCGGCTTCGTTTGCGCCGTGTTTTGGGAAGCGCCCTTCTATAAGCCCGTTGCTACGATTGGTTAAATTAAAGTTGTTTGCCGCAGTTTCGTCTTCTATGTTAAGTCCCCAGAGAACTGCGTGTTTTACGGTGCTTTCTTGCAGGGTCGCCATAGTGTTTATGCGCGGAAAAACGGCGCGGACACCCGAAATTTGCTTTATTTCGTCCGCCAATTCCCGCCAATTTCTGCCGTTTGCTACGGGATATTGGACGGGTAAAAACTCTTGGTCAGCCTCAAATTCCTGCGATACCACTTGCACGTGTCCGAGTTCAAAAACCTGCACCAATTTTGTCATACTGCCGAGCATTCCGCCGATATATCCCGAATATACGGTAATAAAAAACACCGCTATTCCGACCGCCGCAAAGCAAAAAGCCGTGCGCCGCGGGTTTCGCCAGATGTTGCGGTAGGCGATTTTTGCAAGTGTCGCCGTGCCGCCGCCCTGTTTTTGTTGCGCTGTGGTTGTCATATTGAAAATTTCTCCTTTTTGAAATTATCTTTTCAGCACGTAATAGGTATATCGTTTATCGCCGACTTTTTCGATAAGCTTGCCGCTTATCACTCAAACCTCAAGCTATCGGTAATTGACATTTTAAGCGCGCGTTTGGTTGGGAAATATGCCATAAGCGCCGCGAGGATTGTTGCTCCGATACCTGCTTGAAAAAGTACGGGAATATCCCAGCCGCTTCGCAAAACGGTGCTTACTCTGAAACCAATGCCGCCGCCTAAGGTTTCCGCCATTGCGCTTATGTCTAAGCCGTATTTTACCATCGGATAATTTATGGCGCAACCAAGAATTATTCCGAGCGCAGAGCCGAGTAAGCCCAAAAATCCCGCTTCAATCATATAAACGGCTATCACTTGCCCGTCGGTCATTCCCATTGAACGCGTCATT encodes:
- a CDS encoding outer membrane lipoprotein-sorting protein, yielding MNKKITAALVLLIAGTAFTLFAAKTPTAQELLARVDKNEIFTTIQYEAEMIIEHNNRRFVKTMNAWARENSDSFIEFTNPEDAETRYLRRGGRLFVYSPDNEGVMLISGHMLRESMMGSDMSYEDAINNEPLSERYTAEIVGSQTLQDKDTWILELKAKRRTESYPKRRLFIDKENGDLLRSELFALSGAMLKEQNLIRVEVIGGRRFPVEVEVRDLLRRNSRTIFVMRNVILDKPIPDAVFSMRNLER
- a CDS encoding FtsX-like permease family protein, which encodes MTTTAQQKQGGGTATLAKIAYRNIWRNPRRTAFCFAAVGIAVFFITVYSGYIGGMLGSMTKLVQVFELGHVQVVSQEFEADQEFLPVQYPVANGRNWRELADEIKQISGVRAVFPRINTMATLQESTVKHAVLWGLNIEDETAANNFNLTNRSNGLIEGRFPKHGANEAAVGHIFAQRSGLTIGDRIPLMTVSAQFSNRIWSPVITGIYDFDFFRFDERFIIVDFERLQRLLSMGDGTQQLIIFADDEKLSAQIAAKVKEIVGEENIATQWRENYWVAVMEAMRPMYVVIFLVFLIVASFLIVNTVVMIVHERIKEIGMMGCLGMTRHEIVTVFFFESLFMAALGALIGVIFGGILTAIGAHFPLRIGDMLGNQFSEMPLANVIFLEFNVWNLVQAWIMGVVVASLFTLIPSLKSAFVEPVEALRR